Within the Salvia hispanica cultivar TCC Black 2014 chromosome 4, UniMelb_Shisp_WGS_1.0, whole genome shotgun sequence genome, the region CCGTCCATGGCCGCAGTCTACCCTGCAGCAGCTCCTTCTTCCGCGCGCCCGCCGCCTCTGCAAGTAGTTCCGTCAGGCGGACTCAGTTTTCAAAGTCTCGCCGGCTGGATGCCTTTTCATTCGCCTCCAACGGTTCCACCAGTTCCGTTCCCGTAAGTAGTCATTTTCACCTCTGCCTTGGCTACACGTTTGTAATTGTATGAGTCTTACGAAGATATGTAAACAAATTGAACGACTGCTAGTGAGCTTCTATCGAATAGAAAGTCATACGAAGATATGCTTACATGTTTCACTCTGGTTGGAGGATTTCAATGACGCTCAACGCTCTGCtttcaattcaaatattttaggATCTGGCCTTACCAATACTTTACATATTCCTCTGATCTATTGATTGGATGATTAGGTTGGTTGAATTCGTAATTTAGGAAGGAACAACTGGTAAATCTTGTAGTTTTAAAGCGTTATGCAGTGTTTATCTTTATGCACTTGGTATCCTCTTGTCACTTACAGACACGAGAAGGGATCTATACTGTTGGTGATTTTATGACGGGGAAAGAGCATTTGCATGCGGTAAAACCTACAACTACTATTGATGAAGGTATTTCTCATGCATCTTTGTTAAAAATGTGTCTTGCTTTGGTTTAGTCTTTTTGCTGAAATGTGTTCTCTTAAATTACAGCTCTGGATATCCTTGTTGAGAAACGAATCACTGGATTTCCTGTGATTGATGATGACTGGAAGTTGGTAAAGTTAGCTATATCTgctatattttatgttttgcttGAAAGAACATCTGCGTGTTTTGAGGGGTTATATAGATGGTATGGCTTTTGCTTAACCAGTAAACcacatttagaaattttaatatgcATTATTGTTGACTTGACTCTGTCCCTCAAATTCTATAATCTTGATGATTATTCTGATGGACTGTTGGATATGTCTCACTTTACCAGTTCTTGAGAATAAGAGGGTTTTAGCTCCCCATAACATTATATTGTGTGCTTCCAAAAGTATAATTAGCCCCACCAACCACTGATATGAAACTGCTGTTGTTGGTTAGCTCATATCAGAAGTGAAACTCTATAGTTGCATTTTGCcaagatatttaattaaaatgagaggGAGCCACATTGGTTTGCATATTGTGATGACTATGCTGACGGATTGTTGATATGTTGCACATAATCGTTTGTGGTAAAGGTTCTTGAGAGAAAAAGGAAGTGCTAGATTTCCATAGCAATGATGTAAATTCTGCTAAGAATATTATTGGGTTACTCTTACTCAGACAAGTGGCTTCTAAAGTTCAATTGAAATGTTTTGGTTGGTGATTACCTCAGGGAATATTTGCACAAGTCAGATTTGAACCAAGAGAGGCTATTGTTCATGTATCATGCAGCATATATGAATTATCTTCTATCCCTGTAACCTTCGGTTCTATATCATGATagttttcatttaaattttgagacaTGTAGTTGTTTGATGCAGGTTGGTGTTGTTTCTGACTATGATCTATTGGCATTGGACTCCATCTCAGGTACTCCCTCCGGAACGgaaaagtataaatttttggttggacacgggttttaatacaattggtaaagtaagagagaggatgaGAAATGATAGTGGAGGTAATATTAGTGGTAAGTGGGCTCCACATTTTAGTAGCGTAGTtgtatttccaaaattagaaagttcatactttacagggacggatggagtatactTTAGGTGGATTCCAGTGTGTGTTACCTTTGTTTTCCATACAAATCTAGAATTCCAGAATGCTTTGTTAGAGATGACAATAGCTGGTGGTATTATTGGTTATTAGATGAATTCGTTATGCCATTAAGTTCTagctattctatttagaatCCCTTGGAGGAcgtttttgttgaattatttgtgGTTTTTAGGCTTTAAGCAGTTAGAATTGcaaacatgcatgatttggTTGGTAGGTGTAGCACACATAGATTTCTCCATTATGATGTGTTTTATTGCTCATGTCAGATGATTATAATCCTTTTGTCTGAGATagatgttttcttttttccttggTCATTACTTTGCTTCCATCAAATAGTCATATCCTACCTCAAATTTCTGTGGGAGTGACCTGGGCTTGGATTCTCCTTGGTAGAGGCTACTTTACATGATGCTATTTTcttatgttttatttctttgtcAAATGCAGGTGGTGGACAACAGGAAATACCTATATTCCCAGATGTTGATAGCTCCTGGAAAGTATGTACTATAACTTTTCCTTATATAACAAGTCTGGCAACTAGTATGAATTTGTTTCTTCTAGATTTCCAGCAAAGATTGTTTGACTTTCGAGTTCTAGTATGATTCTGTAAACATCTCACTACCATGTATAGTGGTTCTGTGTATGGCCTGCAATCATTTTGGGAAAAGTGAGAATCGTagtttttacttctttttgcATAGTTTATGAAAATCTGTCTTAGTTATTGATCTCTCTTTGTTCTTGTTACAATGAACAAGATTAAGTTATCAGGGTAGTATTTTGTCAATCAGTTCTGATAGTTTATGTTTATCTCATGGCAGACATTCAATGAAATTCAGAAGTTACTCAGTAAAACTAATGGGAAGGTTATCAGTGACGTTATGACTCCTGCTCCCCTTGTCGTCCGTGAAAATACCAATCTTGAGGATGTTGTGAGGTATTTTGCgatttccttttccttttaatgtgtattcataatgatatctgttagtttttttttggcaGAGGGGACCTAGGTGAAAGAGGCAATATGTTCTTGattgtttttgtgttgatattatattgatgTTGTTGTAGGATATTGCTTGTAACAAAATTCCGGCGGCTACCGGTTGTTGATGGTGAAGGAAGGCTGGTATAATGACTGTCTCCACTTCCTTCATTTCAgtacatatttatttagaaattCGTCATACAACTTTGTGTTTTCCTTGTGATAGGTTGGGATTATTACGAGGGGCAACATTGTGAGAGCTGCTCTTCAGATAAAGCAGGCTGGTGATCAATTGTGATGGTGTCCAAATTAATACATGTCATGCATGACCTTAAGTAAAGTTATACGGGATACATGATTCTCGGGTGATCTGTTGCCGATGCCACTACATCAATTTGTGGAATATCGACACACTGCAACCTTCTACTGATATTTGGCAGTCACGACTGCGTAGGTAAGCCAGAAGGTGTCAATTATATCGACGAGCACTCCATTCTGGTGCATCATCTTCATATaagttgtagttatgtttGTATTTTTCGGCATTCGATAGATTACAGAACTGTAGTTATGATCAAAGGTGGACATGGATAGTGTGATTTATCTCTCATGGTCCTTAATGCCTTACGCGATGAACAAATATGTGATATATCTAAGATTTATAGTCATTTCGATGAATCTGATGATAGCTTAGAATCCAATTGTTCAATTTCTGTTTGTTTAATTGCCATTCTATAATGTGCCTGGATCAGTACGGTGAATTTGCTTACACTTTTTAATGAAATAGGATGCCTTTTTTTGAGCATCTGACTTTAGCCATAATCATCATCTTATGAAAAAACTTGTACAAGTAACTTAGTATAATTCAATTTGTTACTCAAACGCATATCATCTCCTTTGTCGAATTGGAGTTTCTACCAATTCCTTTTTTATAGTGAAAATGTTGATTGAGTGATGATCTTCTTATTGAAGCTCATTATCCTTTTGATAAAACCGAGTTACTACTTAATACCATCCTCCtcttaattgaaaaaatctaGTAACGCCAAATCATGTGAAGCATAGGTTGTATCCCTGTATTTTAACACCCAGTGTAAATTCAATTATGGAATCAAGAGAGATCAGAACAAAAATGTACTAACGGACAACTTTTGATATCCCAAAGCGTGAAGAGCTACACACTAATCAATATAACATGCTCACTAATTTAAGAACACTACGATGAATATCACAATATTTGGGAACCTCACAAAATTCTCAATATATGAATAGGATTAtcgtataaataaatatttctctttattctaaatttaatagccacttttgtcattttgatcgGTCTCAATTTTGTTTCACTTAGCATCttatttcattagtttattttagagcatctccaccGGCGGACGTCCCGGTAGGACGTCGCGGAAGTCGACCGGACGTCTGCCATTGTGAAGGAAAATGTCGGACATCCCGTGAGGACGTCGGATATCCACGCGACGGGCGGGCGGACGTCCgacttaaaatttaattttttttaaactctataaatacggctcgttgaacttcatttcattcacaccacttgtgttgacaagtttttctctctaaaCTCTATTTTCAAGTTTATCTAGAATGGCTAGTAGTCGTGCGGGTGGTAGTGGCGGGGgcgctagtgatagtgatagtgatagtgAGAATGAATTGGATGTCGCTGTGGAAGGGGCGGTTGATCGATTGCTACGGCAGAGGCAGCAGCGGCGTCAGCAGGCGACGGTACCTCGGCCGATCTATCGGCGACATCATGGACCCTGGGACCACATTGCTGCACATATTCGGTTGTATCGGGACTACTTCGCTCCGCAACCGCGTTTTGGGGATGCCTTATTCCGGCgacgttttaggatgcatcgtccgctgtttatgcatatcgtGGGTGCTTTAGAGAGAAGATACGAGTATTTCAGGATCAGGGACGATG harbors:
- the LOC125223828 gene encoding CBS domain-containing protein CBSX1, chloroplastic-like isoform X1, with translation MDSISLAAGLHAIVPRPEAVSTVHGRSLPCSSSFFRAPAASASSSVRRTQFSKSRRLDAFSFASNGSTSSVPTREGIYTVGDFMTGKEHLHAVKPTTTIDEALDILVEKRITGFPVIDDDWKLVLPPERKSINFWLDTGFNTIGKVRERMRNDSGGNISGGGQQEIPIFPDVDSSWKTFNEIQKLLSKTNGKVISDVMTPAPLVVRENTNLEDVVRILLVTKFRRLPVVDGEGRLVGIITRGNIVRAALQIKQAGDQL
- the LOC125220578 gene encoding uncharacterized protein LOC125220578, translated to MASSRAGGSGGGASDSDSDSENELDVAVEGAVDRLLRQRQQRRQQATVPRPIYRRHHGPWDHIAAHIRLYRDYFAPQPRFGDALFRRRFRMHRPLFMHIVGALERRYEYFRIRDDAAGKPGHTPLRSALPQSGKLAYGGPADMFDEYLHIGESSAVESLQNFCAGVREIFGDLYLRSPSPEERQQLIIMHGSVHGSLRCWAA
- the LOC125223828 gene encoding CBS domain-containing protein CBSX1, chloroplastic-like isoform X2 — translated: MDSISLAAGLHAIVPRPEAVSTVHGRSLPCSSSFFRAPAASASSSVRRTQFSKSRRLDAFSFASNGSTSSVPTREGIYTVGDFMTGKEHLHAVKPTTTIDEALDILVEKRITGFPVIDDDWKLVGVVSDYDLLALDSISGGGQQEIPIFPDVDSSWKTFNEIQKLLSKTNGKVISDVMTPAPLVVRENTNLEDVVRILLVTKFRRLPVVDGEGRLVGIITRGNIVRAALQIKQAGDQL